In a single window of the Nilaparvata lugens isolate BPH chromosome 1, ASM1435652v1, whole genome shotgun sequence genome:
- the LOC111046037 gene encoding inositol oxygenase, giving the protein MRDLTKMMMKRREIFDPSELLRPEPKFADKPISEFRDYSINENDPMKERVRQTYLQMHTHQTVGFVQGRMDRWLKFDTFEATIMEALFKLNDLVDESDPDVDIPNVVHAFQTAERIRAEHPDDDWFHLTGLIHDLGKVLAFYDEPQWAVVGDTFPVGCAWADSIVYRDTSFQANPDRFNPKYNSKYGVYKPNCGLNSVMMSWGHDEYMYRFLKYNNTRLPEVALYMIRFHSFYPWHSGGSYDYLCSEKDLEMKKWVLEFNKYDLYTKSTKLPDIESLIPYYQGLIDKYIPGELKW; this is encoded by the exons ATGAGGGACCTCACCAAAATGATGATG AAAAGGCGCGAAATTTTCGATCCCTCAGAGCTTCTGAGGCCCGAGCCAAAATTCGCTGACAAGCCAATTTCAGAGTTCAGGGACTACAGCATCAACGAGAATGATCCGATGAAGGAGAGAGTGAGGCAGACCTATTTGCAGATGCATACTCATCAAACTGTCGGATTCGTTCAGG GAAGAATGGACAGATGGCTGAAGTTTGACACGTTCGAAGCGACCATAATGGAGGCTCTGTTCAAGCTGAATGATCTAGTGGATGAGAGTGACCCTGACGTGGACATCCCCAATGTGGTGCATGCCTTCCAGACAGCCGAGCGAATTAGGGCAGAGCACCCTGACGACGACTGGTTCCACCTCACAGGACTCATCCATGATCTCGGCAAG GTGTTGGCATTCTACGACGAGCCACAGTGGGCCGTGGTGGGAGACACATTCCCGGTCGGCTGCGCCTGGGCTGACAGCATTGTGTACAGGGACACCAGTTTCCAGGCCAATCCCGACAGATTCAATCCCAAATACAA CTCCAAGTACGGAGTTTACAAACCTAACTGTGGCCTGAATAGCGTTATGATGTCTTGGGGACATGACGAGTACATGTACAGATTCCTCAAGTACAACAACACAAGGCTACCTGAGGTCGCTCTCTACATGATCAG ATTCCACTCATTCTACCCATGGCACTCAGGTGGAAGTTACGATTACCTCTGCTCGGAGAAGGACTTGGAAATGAAGAAGTGGGTTTTGGAGTTCAA CAAATACGACCTCTACACGAAGAGCACAAAATTGCCAGACATCGAGTCACTGATTCCCTATTACCAGGGCCTGATTGATAAGTACATTCCTGGTGAGCTGAAGTGGTGA